A stretch of DNA from Nitratireductor thuwali:
GTTCTGGAAGACGGCTGATCCTCGACCGTCAGTCCTTCTTGGGCGGCAGATCCTTGCGCTTGGTTTCGGCCAGGTCTTCGAGTTCTTTCTCCGTCATCGATTCGACCATGTCCTTGGAAGCACCCTTCAATTCGGACTTCTTCATCTCGCCGCGCTTGGCCGCAAGTGCGGCGCCCGCGGCTTTTTGCTGCGCTTTCGAGCGTGCCGGCATTTTCGCCTCCTTTGTTTCACTGCCCGGATAAGCGCCTGCGGGCCCGATGGTTCCTGCATCGGGCAAGGATGGACTTCTGCCGTCGCCGCCGAAACGGACCCGGATTGCCCGGCCTCACTTGAGATCGTTCCAGCCCGCATCCGGCGCGAAACGCTCGCCGTGCTTGTCTTGCAGGCGTTCCAGCGCCGCCCTCACATCGTCGATGCCGCGCTGGCGGGCATAATGCAGCGGGCCGCCCCGGAAGGGAGCAAACCCGGTCCCGAAGATCATCGCTGCGTCCGCGGTCTCCTCGTCCCGGACGACCCCTTCCCGCAGGCAGCGCACCAGCGTGTTCAGGATGGGCAGCACCAGCCGGTCGGCCATCCGGTCCAGCCGCGCCTCGTCGTTCTCGCCTTTGGGAGACTGTTTCCTGGGCTTGCCCTTGTCGTCATAGGCGTAAAGCCCCTTGCCGGCCTTGCGCCCCGTTTCGCCGGCTTCCACGTGACGCGCCAGCCAGGCAGGCACCGGCGGCACCTGGCCCTCCAGCCGCTCGCCCAGCATTCGCGCCACCTCGAGGCAGATGTCGAGCCCGACCGTGTCGGCCAGCTCCACCGGCCCCATGGGCATTCCGAACCGCTCCGCCGCGCGGTCGATATCCTCTTTCGCCGTTCCCTCCTCGATCATCAGGAAGGCTTCGACCAGATACGGCATCAGGGCGCGGTTGACGAGAAAGCCGGGCGCGC
This window harbors:
- a CDS encoding DUF3008 family protein, which produces MPARSKAQQKAAGAALAAKRGEMKKSELKGASKDMVESMTEKELEDLAETKRKDLPPKKD